A DNA window from Kineococcus endophyticus contains the following coding sequences:
- the kynA gene encoding tryptophan 2,3-dioxygenase, with amino-acid sequence MSENTRAVESGVVTDFTRDMSYGEYLHLDELLAAQHPLSVPEHHDELLFIVQHQTSELWLKLVLHELRSAVRAIGADDLKTALKNIARVKHIQRTLTEQWSVLATLTPTEYAQFRGFLANSSGFQSHQYRAVEFVLGNKNAAMLDVFAHDAPRHAELAELLHAPSLYDEFLRFLARRGHPVPTALLERDVTRAHVMAPDLVPVFRRIYEDAQTHWTEYEACEELVDLEENFQLWRFRHLKTVERTIGFKRGTGGSSGVDFLARALDLTFFPELYAVRTEIGS; translated from the coding sequence GTGAGCGAGAACACCCGGGCCGTGGAGTCCGGCGTCGTCACCGACTTCACCCGGGACATGTCCTACGGCGAGTACCTCCACCTCGACGAACTCCTCGCCGCCCAGCACCCCCTGTCCGTCCCCGAGCACCACGACGAACTGCTCTTCATCGTCCAGCACCAGACGTCGGAGCTGTGGCTCAAGCTCGTGCTGCACGAACTGCGCTCCGCCGTCCGCGCCATCGGCGCCGACGACCTCAAGACCGCGCTCAAGAACATCGCCCGCGTCAAGCACATCCAGCGCACCCTCACCGAGCAGTGGTCCGTCCTGGCCACCCTCACCCCCACCGAGTACGCCCAGTTCCGCGGCTTCCTCGCGAACTCCTCGGGATTCCAGTCCCACCAGTACCGCGCCGTGGAGTTCGTGCTGGGCAACAAGAACGCCGCCATGCTCGACGTCTTCGCCCACGACGCACCGCGCCACGCCGAGCTCGCCGAACTGCTGCACGCCCCCAGCCTGTACGACGAGTTCCTGCGGTTCCTCGCCCGTCGCGGGCACCCCGTCCCGACCGCCCTGCTCGAGCGCGACGTCACCCGCGCCCACGTCATGGCCCCCGACCTCGTCCCCGTCTTCCGGCGAATCTACGAGGACGCGCAGACGCACTGGACCGAGTACGAGGCCTGCGAGGAACTCGTCGACCTCGAGGAGAACTTCCAGCTCTGGCGGTTCCGCCACCTCAAGACCGTCGAACGCACCATCGGCTTCAAGCGCGGCACCGGCGGGTCCTCCGGCGTCGACTTCCTCGCCCGCGCC
- a CDS encoding kynureninase has protein sequence MADWAARAAALDAADPLAGHRDEFLLDAAPAVSAYLDGNSLGRPLKATADAVDRFVHHEWGGRLIQGWSGDTHVPDGGWMDWPLDLGDRVGHAALGAAAGQTVVADSTTVLFYKLVRAAADHGLREGRDEVVCDTDNFPTDRFVLEGVAAERGLTLRWIETDPAAGVTLEQVRAAVGPRTALATFSHVAYRSGHLADAQAITRAVHDAGALVLWDLSHSAGSVPLELDAWGVDLAVGCTYKYLNGGPGAPAFAYLAARHHGVLHQPVQGWMGHADPFDMGQGYQPGPGVRQLVSGTPPILGMVPVRVGVEQLERAGIHAVREKSLLLTGFAVELADALLAPHGVEVVTPRDPASRGGHVTVRSGSSGADFRDVTQRLWADGVVPDFRTPDGIRLGLAPLSTSFGEVLDGVVALERLVRSA, from the coding sequence CTGGCGGACTGGGCCGCCCGCGCCGCCGCCCTCGACGCCGCCGACCCCCTCGCCGGCCACCGCGACGAGTTCCTCCTCGACGCCGCCCCCGCCGTCTCCGCCTACCTCGACGGCAACTCCCTCGGCCGCCCCCTCAAGGCCACCGCCGACGCCGTCGACCGCTTCGTCCACCACGAGTGGGGCGGCCGGCTCATCCAGGGCTGGAGCGGCGACACCCACGTCCCCGACGGCGGCTGGATGGACTGGCCGCTCGACCTCGGCGACCGCGTCGGCCACGCCGCCCTCGGTGCCGCCGCCGGGCAGACCGTCGTCGCCGACTCCACCACCGTCCTCTTCTACAAGCTCGTCCGCGCCGCCGCGGACCACGGCCTGCGCGAGGGCCGCGACGAGGTCGTCTGCGACACCGACAACTTCCCCACCGACCGCTTCGTCCTCGAAGGCGTCGCCGCCGAACGCGGCCTCACCCTGCGCTGGATCGAGACCGACCCCGCCGCCGGCGTCACCCTCGAGCAGGTCCGCGCCGCCGTCGGGCCCCGCACGGCGCTCGCGACCTTCAGCCACGTCGCCTACCGTTCCGGCCACCTCGCCGACGCCCAGGCCATCACCCGCGCCGTCCACGACGCCGGCGCCCTCGTCCTGTGGGACCTGTCCCACTCCGCCGGCTCCGTCCCCCTCGAGCTGGACGCCTGGGGCGTCGACCTCGCCGTCGGCTGCACGTACAAGTACCTCAACGGCGGCCCCGGCGCCCCCGCGTTCGCCTACCTCGCCGCGCGCCACCACGGCGTGCTGCACCAGCCCGTGCAGGGCTGGATGGGCCACGCCGACCCCTTCGACATGGGCCAGGGCTACCAGCCCGGACCCGGCGTCCGGCAGCTCGTCTCCGGGACCCCGCCCATCCTGGGGATGGTCCCCGTGCGCGTCGGCGTCGAGCAGCTCGAACGGGCCGGCATCCACGCCGTCCGCGAGAAGTCCCTGCTGCTCACCGGGTTCGCCGTCGAGCTCGCCGACGCCCTCCTCGCCCCGCACGGCGTCGAGGTCGTCACCCCCCGCGACCCGGCCAGCCGCGGCGGGCACGTCACCGTCCGCTCCGGCAGCAGCGGCGCCGACTTCCGCGACGTCACGCAGCGGCTGTGGGCCGACGGCGTCGTCCCCGACTTCCGCACCCCCGACGGGATCCGCCTCGGCCTGGCCCCCCTGTCCACCAGCTTCGGCGAGGTCCTCGACGGGGTCGTCGCCCTCGAACGCCTGGTCCGGTCGGCGTGA
- the arc gene encoding proteasome ATPase, whose product MTEPTRRFGGGGERDARHLAALEEQLGAARTRLAQVSAQNDRLASTLREARDQIVALKSEVDRLGQPPAQFATFLQVGGEDGTADIMSAGRRMRVAVSPAVDLDSLQPGQDVMVNEAMNVVAAFEYERTGELASVKEVLADGRALVLARADEERVVRLAGPLLDGPLRVGDSLTIDTRSGFAFERIPKAEVEELVLEEVPDIDYEDIGGLGPQIEAIRDAVELPFLHADLFREHGLRPPKGILLYGPPGCGKTLIAKAVANSLAKKAAELRGQTQANAYFLNIKGPELLNKYVGETERHIRLIFARAREKASGGTPVVVFFDEMESLFRTRGSGVSSDVETTIVPQLLSELDGVERLENVIVIGASNREDMIDPAILRPGRLDVKIKIERPDAESAGQIFSKYLTPDLPLHADDLAVNGGDAQATVDAMIQATVERMYTDTPENEFLEVTYAGGDKEVLYFKDFNSGAMIQNIVDRAKKMAIKDLLTSQQRGLRVEHFMSACIDEFKENEDLPNTTNPDDWARISGKKGERIVFIRTLMQGKKGTEAGRSIDTVANTGQYL is encoded by the coding sequence ATGACGGAGCCCACACGCCGCTTCGGCGGTGGCGGTGAGCGGGACGCCCGCCACCTCGCTGCCCTCGAGGAACAGCTCGGGGCGGCCCGCACCCGACTCGCCCAGGTCAGCGCCCAGAACGACCGGCTGGCCTCCACGTTGCGCGAGGCCCGCGACCAGATCGTCGCGCTGAAGTCCGAGGTCGACCGGCTCGGTCAGCCGCCGGCCCAGTTCGCCACCTTCCTGCAGGTCGGCGGCGAGGACGGGACGGCGGACATCATGTCGGCCGGCCGGCGGATGCGCGTGGCGGTCAGCCCCGCCGTCGACCTGGACTCGCTGCAGCCCGGTCAGGACGTCATGGTCAACGAGGCGATGAACGTCGTCGCCGCGTTCGAGTACGAGCGCACGGGTGAGCTGGCGTCGGTCAAGGAGGTCCTGGCGGACGGGCGGGCGCTCGTGCTGGCCCGCGCCGACGAGGAGCGCGTGGTGCGGTTGGCGGGCCCGCTGCTGGACGGCCCGCTGCGGGTCGGGGACTCCCTGACCATCGACACCCGGTCGGGGTTCGCCTTCGAGCGCATCCCCAAGGCCGAGGTCGAGGAGCTGGTCCTGGAGGAGGTGCCCGACATCGACTACGAGGACATCGGTGGTCTGGGCCCGCAGATCGAGGCCATCCGCGACGCGGTGGAGCTGCCGTTCCTGCACGCGGACCTGTTCCGGGAGCACGGGTTGCGGCCTCCGAAGGGGATCCTGCTGTACGGCCCGCCCGGCTGCGGGAAGACGCTCATCGCCAAGGCGGTCGCGAACTCGCTGGCGAAGAAGGCCGCGGAGCTGCGCGGGCAGACCCAGGCCAACGCCTACTTCCTCAACATCAAGGGCCCGGAGCTGCTCAACAAGTACGTCGGGGAGACCGAGCGGCACATCCGGCTGATCTTCGCCCGGGCGCGGGAGAAGGCCAGCGGCGGCACGCCCGTCGTCGTCTTCTTCGACGAGATGGAGTCGTTGTTCCGCACCCGCGGGTCGGGGGTCTCCTCGGACGTGGAGACGACGATCGTGCCGCAGCTGCTCTCGGAGCTGGACGGGGTGGAGCGGCTGGAGAACGTCATCGTCATCGGGGCCTCGAACCGCGAGGACATGATCGACCCCGCGATCCTGCGGCCCGGGCGCCTGGACGTGAAGATCAAGATCGAACGTCCGGACGCCGAGAGCGCCGGGCAGATCTTCTCCAAGTACCTGACGCCGGACCTGCCGCTGCACGCCGACGACCTGGCCGTCAACGGCGGGGACGCGCAGGCGACGGTGGACGCGATGATCCAGGCGACGGTGGAGCGCATGTACACCGACACCCCGGAGAACGAGTTCCTGGAGGTCACCTACGCCGGCGGCGACAAGGAGGTCCTCTACTTCAAGGACTTCAACTCCGGCGCCATGATCCAGAACATCGTCGACCGCGCCAAGAAGATGGCCATCAAGGACCTGCTGACCTCCCAGCAGCGGGGTCTGCGGGTCGAGCACTTCATGAGCGCGTGCATCGACGAGTTCAAGGAGAACGAGGACCTGCCGAACACGACGAACCCGGACGACTGGGCGCGCATCTCGGGCAAGAAGGGAGAGCGGATCGTCTTCATCCGCACCCTCATGCAGGGCAAGAAGGGCACCGAGGCGGGCCGGTCGATCGACACGGTCGCCAACACGGGGCAGTACCTCTAG